The following proteins are co-located in the Eptesicus fuscus isolate TK198812 chromosome 9, DD_ASM_mEF_20220401, whole genome shotgun sequence genome:
- the GJB3 gene encoding gap junction beta-3 protein: MDWKTLQSLLSGVNKYSTAFGRIWLSVVFVFRVLVYVVAAERVWGDEQKDFDCNTKQPGCTNVCYDAYFPISNIRLWALQLIFVTCPSLLVILHVAYREERERRHRLKHGDQCTKLYDNAGKKHGGLWWTYLLSLIFKLIIEFVFLYVLHTLWYGFSMPRLVQCSNVAPCPNTVDCYIARPTEKKVFTYFMVGASAVCIVLTISEICYLIFHRVIRGIRNKRPPGSRNPKSSASRASTCRCHHKLVEGGEFVLDAQNDKPHASAPTLTPI, encoded by the coding sequence ATGGACTGGAAGACGCTCCAGTCCCTCCTGAGCGGCGTGAACAAGTACTCCACCGCCTTCGGCCGCATCTGGCTGTCGGTGGTGTTCGTCTTCCGGGTGCTGGTGTACGTGGTGGCGGCGGAGCGCGTGTGGGGGGACGAGCAGAAGGACTTTGACTGCAACACCAAGCAGCCCGGCTGCACCAACGTCTGCTACGACGCCTACTTCCCCATCTCCAACATCCGCCTCTGGGCCCTGCAGCTCATCTTCGTCACCTGCCCCTCGCTGCTGGTCATCCTGCACGTGGCCTACCGGGAGGAGCGGGAGCGGCGGCACCGCCTGAAGCACGGCGACCAGTGCACCAAGCTGTACGACAACGCGGGCAAGAAGCACGGCGGCCTGTGGTGGACCTACCTGCTGAGCCTCATCTTCAAGCTCATCATCGAGTTCGTCTTCCTCTACGTGCTGCACACGCTCTGGTACGGCTTCAGCATGCCGCGCCTCGTGCAGTGCTCCAACGTGGCGCCCTGCCCCAACACCGTGGACTGCTACATCGCCCGGCCCACGGAGAAGAAGGTCTTCACCTACTTCATGGTGGGCGCCTCTGCCGTCTGCATCGTGCTCACCATCAGCGAGATCTGCTACCTCATCTTCCACAGGGTCATCAGGGGCATACGCAATAAGAGGCCCCCCGGCAGCCGCAACCCCAAATCCTCAGCCAGCCGGGCCTCCACCTGCCGCTGCCACCATAagctggtggaggggggggagTTCGTCCTGGACGCCCAAAATGACAAGCCGCATGCTTCGGCACCCACGCTCACCCCCATCTGA